A stretch of the Saccharolobus caldissimus genome encodes the following:
- a CDS encoding M28 family peptidase, which translates to MILERLKALSKYGEIISGSRTEIKIRDEIKKFLEDVCDEIRITPIRTLNWEQRELIFECNGKRFNAISLPYSLSIDIEAQVVGEFDECKNNVIKIKVNDLYEINKYYIRSVDSGCFGVIFTLDDKMRKFIIKYGDLLSYKPNPPPPIPAIYVKASDFPYITGKCRILLKTSINPYATGYIIEGIVNSRNENKAIHITAHHDHWFYGERDDLLAVALLPEFASNLYEIHLISFTAEESGAINFSTFSWSYGSRTFLQKIINLDNIILNINLDNIGENNIVIKTVPSMVTNIRKFYDNVISIPEIYTDSYSYVKKGIPSINIESAPNPHYHSESDIIEAKDDRIINNIKITINLINRIINNNIEFNVKEMEEYLKNIMYNLPLSLKTYLINITDKLNQNDIYILRELFKFYGGIISLDKPYANVKLFHKIIGIEEARSASSKICIEDLGCLEKVKDYEEYNRYYSYYISELKEQITNDYLDKLYLLLKKFL; encoded by the coding sequence GTGATTTTAGAACGCCTTAAAGCCTTGTCTAAATACGGTGAAATAATATCTGGGTCTAGAACAGAAATAAAAATTAGAGATGAAATAAAAAAATTTCTTGAAGATGTTTGCGATGAAATTAGAATCACTCCAATTCGAACACTTAATTGGGAGCAAAGGGAATTAATCTTTGAGTGTAATGGAAAGAGATTTAATGCTATTTCATTACCCTATTCTTTATCTATTGACATTGAAGCTCAAGTTGTAGGGGAATTTGATGAATGCAAAAATAATGTAATAAAAATAAAAGTGAACGATCTGTATGAAATCAATAAATATTATATTCGATCTGTAGACTCTGGATGTTTTGGAGTTATTTTTACGCTTGATGATAAAATGAGAAAATTTATAATAAAATACGGGGACCTCTTAAGTTATAAACCTAATCCTCCACCTCCAATTCCTGCAATTTACGTTAAAGCTTCAGATTTCCCATATATTACGGGAAAGTGTAGAATTTTACTTAAGACCAGTATAAATCCTTATGCGACTGGATATATAATTGAAGGTATAGTAAACTCTAGAAATGAAAATAAAGCAATACATATTACAGCTCATCACGATCATTGGTTCTATGGAGAAAGAGATGACTTATTAGCAGTAGCCTTACTTCCGGAATTTGCTTCCAATTTATATGAAATCCATTTAATTTCGTTCACTGCAGAAGAATCAGGAGCTATTAATTTTTCTACGTTTTCTTGGTCTTATGGATCTAGAACATTTCTCCAAAAAATTATTAATCTAGATAATATAATATTAAATATTAATCTAGATAATATAGGTGAAAATAACATTGTAATTAAAACTGTACCTAGTATGGTAACAAATATACGAAAATTCTATGATAATGTAATTAGTATACCAGAAATATATACTGATAGTTATTCATATGTAAAAAAGGGTATACCTAGCATAAATATAGAGAGTGCTCCTAATCCCCACTATCATAGTGAAAGTGACATTATAGAAGCTAAAGATGATAGAATAATTAACAATATTAAAATAACGATAAATTTAATAAATAGAATAATTAACAATAATATAGAATTTAATGTAAAAGAGATGGAAGAATATCTAAAGAATATCATGTATAATTTACCATTATCATTAAAAACATATTTAATAAATATAACTGATAAATTAAATCAAAATGATATTTACATTTTGAGAGAATTATTTAAATTTTATGGAGGTATAATATCCCTTGATAAACCATATGCAAATGTAAAATTATTTCATAAAATTATTGGAATTGAAGAAGCTAGAAGTGCTAGCTCAAAGATATGCATTGAAGATTTAGGATGTCTAGAAAAAGTAAAAGATTACGAAGAATATAATAGATATTACTCATATTATATCTCAGAATTAAAAGAACAAATAACTAATGACTATCTAGATAAATTATATTTATTATTAAAGAAATTCCTCTAA
- a CDS encoding DUF447 domain-containing protein produces MKRFLKMFFPHDGIYETLVGTSGVRPVIKPLGIIVNNDSLSLRIYKNTLTFANLTKNNKCSIHITLNSRLFVYSLLEKLNFDLDSEYNIPVLKNLNIIFAECIKVTEDDPSIFRVSPLDLEINTYITQAYNRGDFLLIDLLVNYTRLDIYKGEDLERLIEILKYEYNVIKRTSPDLINILNEIEENIRLKGFKLD; encoded by the coding sequence ATGAAGAGATTTTTAAAAATGTTCTTTCCTCATGATGGTATATATGAGACATTAGTAGGCACTTCTGGAGTTAGGCCAGTAATAAAGCCTTTAGGGATTATAGTAAATAACGATAGTTTAAGTTTAAGAATATATAAAAATACTCTTACTTTTGCAAATTTAACTAAAAATAATAAATGCTCAATACATATTACTTTAAACTCTAGATTATTTGTATATTCTCTGTTAGAAAAACTCAACTTTGATCTAGATAGTGAATATAATATTCCAGTTTTAAAGAATTTAAATATAATATTTGCTGAATGTATTAAAGTTACAGAAGACGATCCTTCTATATTTAGGGTTTCTCCTCTTGATTTAGAGATAAACACATACATAACTCAAGCTTATAATAGGGGAGATTTTTTACTAATAGATCTTCTAGTAAATTATACCAGATTAGATATATACAAAGGAGAGGATTTAGAAAGGCTTATTGAAATTCTTAAATATGAATATAACGTTATAAAACGTACATCACCAGATTTAATTAATATCTTAAATGAGATAGAGGAAAACATTAGATTAAAAGGATTTAAGCTAGACTAA
- a CDS encoding isocitrate/isopropylmalate family dehydrogenase, whose amino-acid sequence MTFNVAVIPGDGIGPEIYEGSKKILSKLKEIYKLDVNFIEVEAGDSALSKYGEALPKHSLNVIEKSDMILKGPVGESAMDVVVKLRQMYDMYANIRPAKSLPNVQSKYKNVDILIVRENTEDLYKGFEFMASDGVAVGLKVITEFASKRIINVALSYALKRRGKITCVHKANVMRVTDGLFARICRELLKDKVIFEEMYVDAAAANLVKDPSKFDVIVTTNVYGDILSDEASQIAGSLGLAPSANIGDKKSMFEPVHGAAFDIAGKGIANPTAFLLSISMMFNRMYEISMDSKYLLASKSLENSIIKVYEKGEKLTPDIGGNAKMIEMIDEIYKFIS is encoded by the coding sequence ATGACCTTTAATGTAGCTGTTATACCAGGTGATGGAATAGGTCCTGAAATATATGAAGGAAGTAAAAAAATTTTATCTAAACTTAAGGAGATATATAAGCTTGATGTAAATTTTATTGAAGTTGAAGCAGGGGATTCAGCTCTAAGTAAATATGGCGAAGCTTTACCTAAACATTCGTTAAATGTGATAGAGAAATCAGATATGATATTAAAGGGGCCGGTAGGAGAGAGTGCAATGGATGTTGTAGTTAAATTAAGGCAAATGTATGATATGTACGCTAATATAAGGCCAGCTAAGTCTTTGCCCAATGTGCAATCTAAGTACAAGAATGTTGATATACTAATAGTAAGGGAAAATACTGAGGATTTATATAAGGGATTTGAATTTATGGCTTCTGATGGTGTTGCTGTAGGATTAAAGGTAATAACAGAGTTCGCATCTAAAAGAATCATTAATGTAGCATTAAGTTATGCTTTGAAAAGACGAGGTAAAATTACATGTGTTCATAAGGCAAATGTTATGAGAGTTACAGATGGACTTTTCGCAAGAATCTGCAGAGAATTATTGAAAGATAAAGTTATTTTTGAAGAAATGTACGTCGATGCAGCTGCAGCTAACCTCGTTAAAGATCCCAGCAAATTTGACGTTATAGTTACTACTAATGTGTATGGGGATATATTAAGTGATGAGGCCAGTCAAATAGCGGGTAGTCTTGGCTTAGCCCCTTCTGCAAATATTGGTGATAAAAAGTCGATGTTTGAGCCTGTTCATGGTGCTGCATTTGATATTGCTGGTAAGGGGATAGCTAATCCTACAGCATTTTTGCTTTCTATATCTATGATGTTTAATAGAATGTATGAAATATCTATGGATAGTAAATACTTACTAGCCTCTAAATCCTTAGAAAATTCAATAATTAAAGTCTATGAGAAAGGAGAAAAGCTAACGCCAGATATAGGAGGTAATGCCAAAATGATAGAAATGATAGACGAAATATATAAGTTTATATCTTAA
- a CDS encoding HAD family hydrolase has protein sequence MYLDNKIFNNIKAILFDFDNTLVNFEEKSREALLAVSKDIYNYIKENYKHEIDLNIIIKLTEIESNRLEREGEYNRNKWWENVLKALNFHDIDKAQLYDWTSLYWSIASQNEPYDDAKEIVEYLSSKGYKLGIITNSDGEGGNKNKRLRNFPLIDKFDIIIIAGEEGIKPKPNLEPFILACERLSVNPNSCIFIGDDPIKDCLAAKKANMNSVLLDRKGKVKNAELYADFVISSLTQLEEFL, from the coding sequence TTGTATTTAGATAATAAAATTTTCAATAATATTAAGGCAATACTTTTTGATTTTGATAATACATTAGTAAATTTTGAGGAGAAGTCACGGGAAGCATTGCTTGCTGTAAGCAAAGATATATACAATTATATAAAAGAGAATTATAAGCATGAAATAGATTTAAATATAATTATAAAACTAACAGAAATAGAGAGCAATAGATTAGAGAGAGAAGGGGAATATAATAGAAATAAATGGTGGGAAAATGTTCTTAAAGCCTTAAATTTTCACGATATAGATAAGGCACAACTTTATGACTGGACTAGTTTATATTGGTCGATAGCAAGTCAAAATGAACCTTATGATGATGCAAAAGAAATCGTGGAATATTTAAGTAGTAAAGGATACAAACTAGGTATAATTACAAATAGTGATGGAGAAGGGGGAAATAAGAATAAAAGGTTAAGAAATTTTCCTCTAATAGATAAATTTGATATTATAATAATTGCTGGAGAAGAGGGGATCAAACCAAAACCTAATTTAGAACCCTTTATTTTAGCTTGTGAAAGGTTATCTGTAAATCCTAATTCATGTATATTTATTGGGGATGATCCAATAAAGGATTGCTTAGCTGCAAAAAAGGCAAATATGAATAGTGTGCTTTTAGATAGAAAAGGTAAAGTCAAGAATGCAGAACTCTATGCGGATTTCGTTATATCAAGCCTTACTCAATTAGAGGAATTTCTTTAA
- a CDS encoding 50S ribosomal protein L3, with protein MGHRKLSSPRRGSAGLRPRKRSSELLPTPRSWPQVSFEKPKLLGFVGYKVGMTHVFLIDDRPNSPTNGKEIYVPVTVVETPPIIPLALRAYTIDEKGEPNVLTEYWTLSSLNRDLIRRVKSLSEFLENEEKKKQFEEKFSKRLELIKSNLDRILYFRILASTIPRKIPSLGKKVPDLVEIQIGGGDKGQQLGYALSILGKEVSIKEVFREGQLIDVIGVTKGKGFAGVIKRYNVIELPRWHKHRKGSRKIGTRGPSLGTPSYVPQPGQLGFHRRTEYNKRILKISDNVNEINPKGGFVRYGIVRNTYILLQGSIIGSKKRPIFLREPIRPYYDFNSAPKITYINLNSQQG; from the coding sequence ATGGGTCATCGTAAACTGTCTTCACCTAGACGTGGTTCAGCTGGACTTAGGCCAAGAAAGAGGTCTTCAGAATTATTACCTACTCCAAGATCATGGCCGCAGGTAAGTTTTGAGAAGCCTAAATTATTAGGGTTTGTAGGCTATAAAGTGGGTATGACACATGTTTTCCTTATAGATGATAGACCTAATTCTCCTACTAATGGTAAGGAGATATATGTGCCAGTTACGGTAGTTGAAACACCTCCCATTATACCGTTGGCATTAAGAGCGTATACTATTGACGAAAAAGGAGAACCTAACGTGTTAACAGAATATTGGACACTCTCTTCTTTAAATCGTGATTTAATTAGGCGAGTAAAGTCTTTATCAGAATTTTTAGAGAATGAAGAAAAGAAAAAACAATTTGAAGAAAAATTTAGTAAACGATTGGAACTTATTAAGTCCAATTTAGATAGAATATTGTATTTTAGAATTTTAGCTAGTACAATACCTAGAAAAATTCCCTCTTTAGGTAAAAAAGTCCCAGATTTAGTAGAGATTCAAATAGGCGGAGGAGATAAAGGGCAACAGTTAGGCTATGCTCTAAGTATTTTAGGGAAGGAAGTAAGTATTAAAGAAGTTTTTAGAGAAGGGCAGCTTATTGATGTAATAGGTGTAACTAAAGGTAAGGGATTCGCAGGTGTAATAAAAAGATATAATGTTATAGAACTCCCAAGGTGGCATAAACATAGAAAGGGAAGTAGGAAAATAGGTACCAGAGGTCCTTCATTGGGTACACCTAGTTATGTCCCTCAACCTGGTCAGTTAGGTTTCCATAGGAGGACAGAATATAATAAAAGGATTTTAAAGATTAGTGATAATGTTAACGAGATAAATCCAAAAGGTGGATTTGTAAGATATGGTATAGTAAGGAACACTTATATTTTACTACAAGGTTCTATAATAGGATCTAAAAAGAGGCCCATATTTTTAAGAGAACCTATTAGACCATATTATGATTTTAACTCTGCTCCTAAAATAACATATATAAACTTAAATAGTCAGCAAGGGTGA
- the ileS gene encoding isoleucine--tRNA ligase, whose product MGNYDPKLIEDEIIRYWNDNKIYEKLKVEVSKRKEKFLFIDGPPYPSSPVPHIGTIWNKVIKDCVLRYERLLGKRVHDQPGYDTHGLPIEVAIEKQLGISTKQEIIDKIGIENFINKCREFALYNASMMTQSFKDVGVFMDWENPYYTLDPSYISASWSVIKSAYEKGLLGKGTAVLHWCPRCETTLSDYEVSEYRELEDPSIYVKFKVKNDNKYLVIWTTTPWTIPANVFVMVNKDYEYAEVEVNGEILIIAKDRVEAVMKDARINNYKVIRTFKGEELLGVKYEHPLKDLIPAQMKLDNYHYVVDAGNIVMLNEGTGLVHSAPGHGEEDFIIGQKYGFPVIMFVNDKGEFTEEGGKYKGLKVREASKIIIEDLKQRNALLYNGKIIHRYPVCWRCKTPLILRAVDQWFIKVTKIKNEMLDEINKVNWIPEWGRSRILNMVKDLRDWVISRQRFWGTPLPIWICENCGNIIVVGSKEELEKVAITPVPDDLHRPWIDNVKVKCNKCGGIAKRIPDVADVWFDSGVAFFASLGKDWKEKWKELGPVDLVLEGHDQLRGWFFSLLRSGMILMGRSPYVSVLVHGFMLDEQGREMHKSLGNYVEPSVVIQKYGRDILRLWLLKNTTWEDAKFSWRSLELTKRDLQIIWNTYVFASTYMNLDNFNPLRYSLNEVIKYAKLEDLWLLSRFNSMLKNIYQAMKDYKVHELANYLVNFIVEDVSRFYIKLIRKRAWQENTTNDKIAMYSILYYVLKNWIILASTVIPFISEKIYKTFVVNGKESVSMETISGYDESLINSELENAFEVAKKINEAALNARAKAGLKLRWPLSRIFIFIEDEKLIYQMSKIKDVLISLLNTKDLEINKIEEFSKFSKYKVNPNRSAIGKEYKELSPKIIKYIEENMDIVARDILTNKVHKAIIDGKDVIISNSHVSISEETIEGYISARFDGGIVVISKEISKEEEEEGIVRDIIRRIQFMRKQLGLNILDYIELTLKVPEERIEMIKKWENYIINETRANKLYLGEAKGDLVLEWDIEGESYIIGIKKSEKK is encoded by the coding sequence ATGGGCAATTATGATCCAAAGTTAATTGAAGACGAAATAATAAGGTACTGGAATGATAATAAAATATACGAGAAATTAAAGGTCGAAGTAAGTAAGAGAAAGGAAAAGTTTCTCTTTATAGATGGTCCTCCATATCCTTCAAGTCCTGTCCCTCATATTGGGACTATTTGGAATAAGGTAATTAAGGATTGTGTATTAAGATATGAAAGATTATTAGGTAAGAGAGTTCATGATCAACCTGGTTATGACACTCATGGGTTGCCTATTGAGGTAGCTATAGAAAAGCAATTAGGAATATCTACTAAACAAGAAATAATTGACAAAATTGGCATAGAGAATTTTATAAACAAATGTAGGGAATTTGCGCTTTATAATGCTTCTATGATGACTCAAAGCTTTAAAGACGTTGGAGTTTTTATGGATTGGGAAAATCCATATTATACATTAGATCCTTCATATATAAGTGCCTCTTGGAGTGTTATAAAAAGCGCTTATGAGAAAGGTTTACTAGGTAAAGGTACAGCAGTTTTGCATTGGTGCCCTAGATGTGAGACTACTTTATCGGATTACGAAGTATCTGAATATAGAGAGTTAGAGGATCCCTCTATTTACGTTAAGTTTAAGGTAAAAAATGATAATAAATATTTAGTAATTTGGACCACTACACCTTGGACAATACCGGCTAATGTTTTTGTTATGGTAAATAAGGACTATGAATATGCAGAAGTAGAGGTTAATGGTGAAATTCTGATAATTGCTAAGGATAGAGTGGAAGCTGTGATGAAAGATGCTAGAATAAATAATTACAAGGTAATAAGGACATTTAAGGGTGAAGAGCTATTAGGTGTTAAATATGAGCATCCTTTAAAGGATCTAATACCTGCTCAGATGAAGTTAGATAATTACCATTATGTAGTAGATGCTGGTAATATTGTGATGTTAAATGAGGGTACTGGGCTTGTGCACAGTGCACCAGGACACGGAGAAGAGGATTTCATAATAGGTCAAAAATATGGTTTTCCAGTAATTATGTTTGTAAATGATAAAGGAGAATTTACAGAAGAGGGAGGGAAATATAAAGGATTAAAAGTAAGAGAAGCTTCAAAAATAATTATTGAAGATCTAAAACAACGTAATGCGCTTCTATATAATGGAAAAATAATCCACCGTTATCCAGTATGTTGGAGATGCAAGACTCCATTAATACTTAGAGCTGTAGATCAGTGGTTTATAAAAGTAACAAAGATAAAAAATGAGATGTTAGATGAAATAAATAAGGTAAACTGGATACCAGAGTGGGGAAGATCTAGAATATTAAACATGGTCAAAGACCTTAGAGATTGGGTTATAAGCAGGCAAAGATTTTGGGGAACTCCATTACCTATTTGGATATGTGAAAATTGTGGAAATATTATAGTTGTAGGAAGTAAAGAAGAGTTAGAAAAAGTCGCGATTACGCCAGTTCCAGATGATTTGCATAGGCCTTGGATAGATAATGTTAAAGTAAAATGTAATAAATGCGGTGGTATCGCGAAGAGAATTCCAGATGTAGCTGATGTATGGTTCGATAGTGGCGTTGCATTTTTCGCAAGTTTAGGCAAAGATTGGAAAGAAAAATGGAAAGAATTAGGACCAGTTGATTTAGTTTTAGAGGGTCATGATCAATTAAGAGGTTGGTTCTTCAGCTTATTAAGGTCAGGTATGATATTAATGGGTAGATCTCCTTATGTTTCCGTTTTAGTACATGGATTTATGTTAGATGAGCAAGGTAGAGAGATGCATAAAAGTTTAGGAAATTACGTTGAACCTTCAGTTGTAATTCAAAAATATGGAAGAGACATACTACGATTATGGTTATTGAAAAATACTACGTGGGAAGATGCAAAATTCTCATGGAGGTCACTAGAGTTAACTAAAAGAGATTTACAGATTATCTGGAATACATATGTCTTTGCATCAACTTATATGAATTTAGATAATTTTAATCCTCTTAGATATAGTCTTAATGAGGTGATAAAATATGCAAAACTTGAAGATTTATGGCTTTTATCTAGATTCAATTCAATGCTAAAAAATATTTACCAAGCTATGAAAGATTATAAAGTTCATGAATTAGCTAATTATCTAGTTAATTTTATAGTTGAAGACGTAAGTAGATTTTACATAAAATTAATTAGAAAAAGAGCATGGCAAGAAAATACTACAAATGATAAAATTGCAATGTATTCCATTTTGTACTATGTTTTAAAGAATTGGATTATATTAGCGTCAACAGTAATTCCTTTCATATCAGAGAAAATTTATAAAACATTCGTTGTTAATGGAAAAGAATCAGTCTCAATGGAAACTATTAGTGGTTATGATGAATCACTTATAAATAGTGAGCTAGAGAACGCTTTTGAGGTTGCTAAGAAAATAAATGAGGCTGCTTTAAATGCTAGAGCTAAGGCTGGATTAAAGTTAAGATGGCCCTTATCAAGGATCTTCATTTTTATTGAAGATGAGAAACTTATTTATCAAATGAGTAAAATCAAAGACGTATTAATATCTTTATTAAATACAAAAGATCTTGAAATAAACAAGATTGAGGAGTTCAGTAAATTCAGTAAGTATAAAGTTAATCCAAATAGATCTGCAATAGGAAAAGAATATAAAGAGCTTTCGCCTAAAATAATAAAATATATTGAGGAAAACATGGATATTGTAGCAAGAGATATACTTACTAATAAAGTCCATAAAGCTATAATTGACGGTAAAGATGTAATTATCAGTAATTCTCATGTAAGTATTTCAGAGGAAACTATAGAGGGTTATATTTCAGCAAGATTTGATGGAGGAATAGTAGTAATAAGTAAAGAGATATCTAAAGAGGAGGAAGAAGAAGGAATAGTAAGAGATATTATTAGAAGGATACAGTTTATGAGAAAGCAACTAGGTCTTAATATCTTAGACTATATTGAGTTAACGCTTAAAGTCCCAGAAGAAAGGATAGAGATGATTAAAAAATGGGAAAATTACATAATAAATGAAACTAGGGCTAATAAATTATATTTAGGAGAGGCTAAGGGTGATTTAGTACTGGAATGGGATATAGAGGGTGAATCTTATATTATAGGAATTAAAAAATCTGAGAAGAAATAA
- a CDS encoding putative RNA uridine N3 methyltransferase — protein sequence MMYPFPRYKPLNVALFLSTFDIENSLLEITLKLSFILRVVSTFRVSKIYWIEDSSKSKKLKNIVNDLTKYMLLPPYLKKYISINPHLRKVGMASPLNIPLHAVSRSGIEGEIRLGYKGDFGIINAKKLNTNYNSILILDSLNLDYIPYRNLYYNGVKMDFVKLEKILKLDNLIIASRSGKNPVKNVQEIINLYKKSGITLLIGPPKGNLLYKLGEKYLTKSYNFAINQGVSDIRVEEALAYSLSILNILLS from the coding sequence ATAATGTATCCTTTTCCTCGTTATAAACCATTAAATGTAGCTCTTTTTTTATCAACTTTTGATATAGAAAATTCTCTGCTAGAAATTACATTAAAGTTATCATTTATACTTAGAGTTGTCAGTACTTTTAGGGTAAGTAAAATTTACTGGATAGAAGATTCATCAAAATCAAAAAAATTAAAAAATATAGTTAATGATCTTACTAAATACATGTTACTTCCTCCGTATCTTAAAAAATACATTTCAATCAATCCACATTTAAGAAAGGTTGGAATGGCTAGCCCTCTAAACATTCCCCTACATGCAGTTTCACGATCAGGAATAGAAGGAGAAATAAGATTAGGGTATAAGGGGGATTTTGGAATAATAAATGCTAAAAAACTTAATACAAATTATAATTCAATTCTTATTTTAGATTCTCTAAATTTGGATTATATACCATATAGAAATCTATATTATAATGGAGTTAAAATGGATTTTGTAAAATTAGAGAAAATTCTTAAATTAGATAATTTGATAATCGCTAGTAGAAGTGGTAAAAATCCAGTAAAAAATGTGCAAGAAATTATCAATTTATATAAGAAGTCTGGGATAACATTACTTATAGGTCCGCCTAAAGGTAACCTTTTATATAAATTAGGCGAAAAGTATCTTACTAAATCGTATAATTTCGCAATTAATCAAGGAGTATCTGATATAAGAGTAGAAGAGGCTTTAGCGTATTCCCTTTCTATACTAAATATTCTGTTAAGTTAG